The following are encoded together in the Planococcus antarcticus DSM 14505 genome:
- the tuf gene encoding elongation factor Tu, translated as MGKAKFDRSKTHANIGTIGHVDHGKTTLTAAIATVLAKKSGGEARSYAQIDNAPEEKERGITINTSHVEYETETRHYAHVDCPGHADYVKNMITGAAQMDGGILVVSAADGPMPQTREHILLSRQVGVPYLVVFMNKCDMVDDEELLELVEMEVRDLLSEYDFPGDDIPVIKGSALKALEGEAEWEDKIVELMNAVDEYIPTPARDTEKPFMMPIEDVFSITGRGTVATGRVERGQIKIGDNVDIIGLTEEPKSTTVTGVEMFRKLLDYAEAGDNIGALLRGVSRDDVQRGQVLAKPGTITPHTEFKAEVYVLSKEEGGRHTPFFTNYRPQFYFRTTDVTGVCNLPEGVEMVMPGDNIEMIVSLISPIALEEGTKFSIREGGRTVGAGVVATITK; from the coding sequence ATGGGAAAAGCTAAATTTGATCGTTCTAAAACGCACGCGAATATTGGTACAATTGGTCACGTTGACCATGGTAAAACAACTTTGACTGCAGCAATCGCTACAGTTCTAGCTAAAAAATCAGGCGGGGAAGCTCGTTCATACGCTCAAATCGACAACGCTCCTGAAGAAAAAGAGCGCGGTATCACGATCAATACTTCACACGTTGAGTATGAAACTGAAACTCGCCACTATGCACACGTGGATTGCCCTGGACACGCCGATTATGTTAAAAACATGATCACTGGTGCTGCTCAAATGGACGGCGGGATCCTGGTAGTATCTGCTGCTGATGGCCCAATGCCACAAACTCGTGAGCACATTCTTCTTTCACGTCAAGTTGGTGTTCCTTACCTAGTTGTATTCATGAACAAATGCGACATGGTAGATGATGAAGAACTTCTTGAATTAGTTGAAATGGAAGTCCGCGATCTTCTTTCTGAATATGACTTCCCTGGCGATGACATTCCTGTCATCAAAGGTTCTGCTCTTAAAGCTCTTGAAGGAGAAGCAGAATGGGAAGATAAAATCGTCGAATTGATGAACGCAGTTGATGAGTATATCCCTACTCCAGCTCGTGACACTGAAAAACCATTCATGATGCCTATTGAGGATGTATTCTCAATCACTGGCCGTGGTACGGTTGCTACTGGACGTGTTGAACGCGGACAAATCAAAATTGGTGACAACGTTGATATCATCGGTCTTACTGAAGAACCAAAATCTACAACTGTAACAGGTGTAGAAATGTTCCGTAAATTGCTTGACTACGCTGAAGCTGGCGACAACATCGGTGCACTTCTTCGCGGGGTTTCTCGTGACGACGTACAACGTGGACAAGTATTGGCTAAGCCAGGTACGATTACTCCACACACTGAGTTCAAAGCTGAAGTTTATGTTCTTTCAAAAGAAGAGGGTGGACGTCACACTCCATTCTTCACAAACTACCGTCCACAGTTCTACTTCCGTACAACTGATGTAACTGGTGTTTGTAACCTTCCTGAAGGTGTAGAAATGGTTATGCCTGGAGATAACATCGAAATGATCGTTTCTCTAATCTCTCCTATCGCACTTGAAGAAGGAACTAAGTTCTCTATCCGTGAGGGTGGACGTACTGTAGGCGCTGGCGTTGTTGCTACAATCACTAAATAA
- the ilvE gene encoding branched-chain-amino-acid transaminase, with protein sequence MSEQVIYLNGEFVKKEDAKISVYDHGFLYGDGVFEGIRSYNGNVFRLEEHLERLYDSAKSVMLEIPHTFEEMTSIVVQTLRENKFKDAYVRLIVSRGVGNLGLDPYSCSHPSVIVIAEPLSLFPKSMYETGIEIVSVATRRSRSDVLSPKVKSLNYMNNILVKLEANLAGVSEALMLNDQGYVAEGSADNIFIVRKNKILTPPGYVGALEGITRNAIMDVAVQKGYDIQEGVFTRHDVYVADEVFLTGTAAEVISVIKVDGRVIGEGKPGPVTNDLLESFRELVQNDGVKVYTDHLNVV encoded by the coding sequence ATGAGCGAACAAGTAATTTATTTAAATGGTGAATTCGTCAAAAAAGAAGACGCTAAAATTTCAGTTTACGATCATGGCTTTTTATACGGTGATGGAGTGTTCGAAGGAATCCGTTCTTACAATGGAAATGTCTTTCGGCTGGAAGAACATTTAGAGCGGCTTTACGATTCAGCAAAATCAGTGATGCTTGAGATTCCACATACTTTCGAAGAAATGACTAGCATTGTTGTTCAAACGCTTAGAGAAAACAAATTTAAAGATGCGTATGTTCGTCTTATCGTTTCAAGAGGAGTAGGAAATCTTGGATTGGATCCTTACAGCTGTTCTCATCCAAGTGTAATTGTAATAGCTGAACCCTTATCATTATTTCCTAAATCAATGTATGAAACGGGAATCGAAATTGTTTCGGTAGCTACAAGAAGAAGCCGCTCAGATGTGTTAAGCCCGAAAGTTAAATCATTAAATTATATGAACAACATTTTAGTGAAACTTGAAGCTAATCTCGCAGGTGTTTCTGAAGCGCTTATGTTAAATGACCAGGGTTATGTAGCTGAAGGTTCAGCGGATAACATTTTCATTGTCCGAAAAAATAAGATACTGACACCTCCAGGCTATGTAGGTGCACTTGAAGGAATTACACGTAATGCCATCATGGATGTAGCTGTTCAAAAGGGCTATGACATACAAGAAGGAGTTTTTACAAGACACGATGTTTATGTTGCAGACGAAGTGTTCTTAACAGGAACTGCTGCTGAAGTAATTTCCGTAATAAAAGTGGATGGTCGGGTAATCGGCGAAGGAAAGCCGGGTCCAGTTACAAATGATTTACTTGAGTCGTTCAGGGAGCTTGTTCAGAACGACGGCGTAAAAGTCTATACCGATCATTTAAATGTAGTATAA
- the ilvB gene encoding biosynthetic-type acetolactate synthase large subunit, protein MGVNVQVREEVKQQLTGSGADVLIQSLKGQGVEIIFGYPGGAVLPIYDALHKNPIRHILARHEQGAIHAAEGYARVSGKPGVVLATSGPGATNLVTGIADAMLDSLPLVIFTGQVATSVIGTDAFQEADIIGITQPITKHNYQVKKVADLPRIIKEAFYISSTGRPGPVLVDIPKNIATELFLSSKEEEAVYLPGYQPTTSPNFLQIQKAAQVLSKAKKPLILAGAGILAAKATEELKTFSEKHQIPITNTLLGLGSIAGEHELFLGMAGMHGTYTANTAICDCDVLLNIGARFDDRLTGNLAHFAPNAQVIHIDIDPAEIGKNVPTAIPIVADAKEALVQLLNQSFESPNTTEWLAKLSEDKAEYPLQYHVKGREGILPQQAVELIHRLTAGDAVVTTDVGQHQMWAAQYYRFNNPHNWVTSGGLGTMGFGFPAAIGAQLAKPAELVISIVGDAGFQMTLQELSLLQELRLPVKIIILNNQSLGMVRQWQETFYEGRYSQSLMPVQPDFVKLAAAYDIKGYKVETMEEAEVVFAEAFNSNEPVLIDCRVMQLESVYPMVAPGKGLNEMIGVKGE, encoded by the coding sequence TTGGGAGTAAACGTACAAGTTAGAGAAGAAGTTAAACAGCAGCTAACAGGCAGTGGGGCAGACGTACTGATTCAATCTTTGAAAGGTCAGGGTGTAGAAATTATTTTCGGCTATCCGGGAGGAGCAGTGCTGCCAATTTATGATGCCTTGCACAAAAATCCAATACGCCATATATTGGCGAGACACGAGCAAGGTGCCATCCATGCAGCTGAGGGATATGCTAGAGTATCTGGCAAACCCGGCGTTGTACTTGCCACATCCGGTCCTGGTGCAACGAATTTAGTTACAGGAATAGCAGATGCCATGTTGGATTCCTTGCCGCTGGTTATCTTTACAGGACAGGTTGCAACTTCAGTAATTGGCACCGATGCTTTCCAAGAAGCGGATATTATCGGTATTACACAACCGATTACGAAGCATAATTATCAAGTGAAAAAAGTGGCGGATTTGCCAAGAATCATAAAGGAAGCATTCTATATCTCTTCCACAGGACGCCCGGGACCGGTTCTGGTCGACATACCAAAAAATATTGCAACTGAATTATTCTTATCCAGCAAAGAGGAAGAAGCGGTCTATCTGCCGGGTTATCAGCCAACAACCAGTCCGAATTTTCTGCAGATCCAAAAAGCTGCTCAAGTATTATCAAAGGCGAAAAAGCCATTGATCTTAGCGGGAGCCGGCATACTTGCTGCCAAAGCGACAGAAGAGCTAAAAACTTTTTCGGAAAAGCATCAAATTCCGATCACCAATACGTTACTCGGGTTAGGCAGTATTGCTGGCGAGCACGAATTGTTTCTCGGAATGGCGGGAATGCACGGAACTTATACAGCCAATACAGCAATTTGTGATTGTGATGTGCTGCTAAATATTGGTGCTCGCTTCGATGATCGGCTAACCGGAAATCTGGCTCACTTTGCACCAAATGCACAAGTAATCCACATCGACATTGATCCAGCAGAAATTGGGAAAAATGTTCCAACGGCAATCCCGATTGTGGCAGATGCCAAAGAAGCATTGGTTCAATTACTCAATCAATCATTTGAAAGTCCTAATACTACAGAGTGGCTGGCTAAATTATCCGAGGATAAAGCAGAATATCCACTTCAGTATCACGTCAAAGGTCGGGAAGGCATTCTTCCACAACAGGCGGTTGAATTGATTCACCGTTTGACTGCGGGGGATGCAGTTGTAACAACCGATGTTGGCCAGCATCAGATGTGGGCGGCTCAATATTATCGCTTCAACAATCCGCATAACTGGGTAACATCAGGCGGCTTAGGTACGATGGGCTTTGGTTTCCCAGCAGCTATCGGTGCCCAATTGGCAAAACCCGCGGAACTGGTCATTTCCATTGTAGGAGATGCAGGTTTCCAAATGACTTTGCAGGAATTGTCTTTGCTTCAGGAGCTGCGGCTTCCGGTGAAGATTATCATCTTAAACAATCAAAGTCTAGGTATGGTAAGACAGTGGCAGGAAACATTCTACGAAGGACGGTATTCACAATCTTTGATGCCTGTTCAACCTGATTTTGTGAAGTTGGCAGCAGCATACGACATCAAAGGCTATAAAGTGGAAACGATGGAAGAAGCAGAAGTGGTTTTCGCAGAAGCATTTAATTCAAACGAGCCAGTCTTGATCGATTGCCGAGTGATGCAGCTGGAATCAGTTTATCCGATGGTTGCGCCTGGCAAGGGCTTGAATGAAATGATCGGAGTGAAAGGCGAATGA